Proteins encoded within one genomic window of Triticum aestivum cultivar Chinese Spring chromosome 2D, IWGSC CS RefSeq v2.1, whole genome shotgun sequence:
- the LOC123052406 gene encoding uncharacterized protein, with product MGCARTVKAGAAAAAAVLVAAGVRLVGPAAAGFVAEEIPRAQAAAATWLTPPYLYLVINAIIISIAASSKFQTSRASGSHAAVGTEPVPVPSPALAMPMELPAPAVAMAMAVPVPVARVPEDVPVVKTPPAPVPAPEMAEEEDFLISRSAWTPQRRVTEAEVEVAPFADLTNKREKPLSSARFGRKAAKPSPEGSRALRVSRPRREDTLESTWKAITEGRAPPLARHLKKSDTFDTRPGRRPSGGGEEVVPPAATMRKAETFNDPAIAMGGAGERKVRREPSLGQDELNRRVEAFINKFNMEMRLQRQESLKHYSEMVGSGGGRY from the exons ATGGGGTGCGCGCGGACGGTGAAGGCCGGGGCCGCGGCCGCGGCGGCCGTGCTGGTGGCCGCCGGGGTGAGGCTGgtggggccggcggcggcggggttcgtGGCGGAGGAGATCCCGCGCGCGCAGGCGGCGGCCGCCACCTGGCTCACGCCGCCCTACCTGTACCTCGTCATCAACGCCATCATCATCTCCATCGCCGCGTCCTCCAAGTTCCAGACCAGCCGCGCGTCGGGCTCCCACGCCGCTGTGGGGACGGAGCCGGTTCCAGTGCCTTCGCCGGCTCTGGCGATGCCGATGGAGTTGCCTGCACCCGCAGTGGCCATGGCGATGGCGGTGCCCGTTCCGGTGGCACGTGTTCCTGAGGACGTGCCGGTCGTCAAGACGCCCCCTGCGCCGGTGCCGGcgccggagatggcggaggaggaggacttcctgaTTTCAAGATCTGCATGGACGCCGCAGCGAAGGGTCACGGAGGCGGAGGTTGAGGTGGCGCCGTTCGCGGACCTGACGAACAAGAGGGAGAAGCCGCTGTCGTCTGCGCGGTTCGGCCGGAAGGCGGCCAAGCCCAGCCCAGAAG GCAGCAGGGCGCTGCGTGTGTCGCGGCCGCGGAGGGAGGACACTCTGGAGAGCACGTGGAAGGCCATCACGGAGGGGCGAGCGCCGCCGCTGGCGCGACACCTCAAGAAGTCGGACACCTTCGACACCCGCCCGGGCCGTCGcccgtccggcggcggcgaggaggtggtGCCCCCCGCGGCGACGATGCGCAAGGCCGAGACGTTCAACGACCCTGCCATCGCCATGGGCGGCGCAGGCGAGAGGAAGGTGCGGCGCGAGCCGTCGCTGGGGCAGGACGAGCTGAACCGGCGCGTGGAGGCCTTCATCAACAAGTTCAACATGGAGATGCGGCTGCAGCGGCAGGAGTCGCTGAAGCACTACAGCGAGAtggtcggcagcggcggcggtcgTTACTGA